DNA sequence from the Sinomonas terrae genome:
CCCGCTTGGATGACAGGAGCGAGGTCCATTCGGTCCGCTCCGTGATCCCGGCTTCCCGAGCGCTGGCGGTGAGCGCTTCCAGGGCCAGGCGGGCATCCGATGTCATCGCAACGGCAGTCGGGTACGCACGGCCGAGCTCGGTAGTGTCGATGTCGATGTGGATGAGCTTCGTGTTCTTCGGAATGTCGAACAGCGTCCAGCCGCCCGTGTCGATGTCGGTGAAATGCGTTCCGATCGCGACCACGACGTCACTGTTCCGGGCAGCGTAGTTTCCCTGGCCCGTCCCTGCCCGTCCGATGCAGCCCATGGACAGCCTGTGGTCCTCGGGAATCGCGGCCTTCCCCGTCGGGGTGGTGAGCACGGGGATGCCGGTCGTCTCTGCGAACTCCAGGAGCGCCTCGTACGCCCCCGAGTTCGCGATTCCGCTCCCGACGACGACCGAGGGTCGCTCCGCCGTGTTCAGGAGATCCACGGCCTCGGCGATGCCCTGAGGGTCGGCAGCCGGCCGGCGGCTGACCATGTAGGGGCGGGGGTCCGGCAGGTCATCGGAGATGAGTGTGTTCTGGATGTCGAAGGGAATGGCCATCACGACGGGGCCCGGGCGTCCGGAGTGCGCTGTCTGGTAGGCGCGGAGGAACATGTCGATCACCGTGTCGGGACGCGTGGCCATCAGCGACTTCTTGGCAATGGGCCTCATCACGCCGGCCCAGTCCTCCGGGCTGTCGCGGTAGAACTCCTCGATCCCGCCGCGGTCGAACCAGTGGGTGGCGCCAACGCCAGCAAGGATCAGCATGCCGATGGACTCGTAGTACGCGGACGCGATCGGTGGAACAGTGTTCATGTTGCCGGGGCCGACACTGGTCGTCACGATGGGCAGGGGCGCGGTGCGCTTGCGCCGCCAGTAGCCGTCGGCGAGTTCCACCGCGTGGTCCTCGCTCCGGACGGCGACGCTTCGGATGTTCGACTCGTGCACGAACGCGTCAAGCAGGGCCCAGTTGCCGTGGCCGTTCAGACCGAATACGACTTCGGTGCCCATCTGCTCCAAGAGGCGTGCGATTGCCTGAGCGACAGTGATTTGTCCCATGAACTTCTTCCTCAATCAGTTACGAACCGACCCTTTGTGGGCGGTTACTGGACGTTGGTTGCGAGCCGGCTCTCGAAGAGACCCGCGGCCGTCGGGATCGATGCCGCCGAAGGGAGCGAGTCGATTCGCTGGAGCGCATCGAAGAGTTCCCGGGCTTCGTCGTCGGAATGCGTCTCGGCGGTGCATTCCCGGAACTTGCCCCACATCTGCTCCCTGGTCAGGGGCTCGCCGGCCTGGCCGGGGACGGTGAGGATCGGCCCGCTCTCGATCACCTCTCCGCTGCGGAGGGTCATCTTGACCGATTCGTAGGTCGAGAACACCGGGTCGCGCTCGTCAACCTCGTCTATGGGGATGAGCTTGACCTTCGGGTAGAAGGCCTGGAGGTCAGCCTGCTGGACCACCTCGTCGGCGAGTTCGGGCACCCCCATCTTCCCGAGGATCACGGCGGCTGCGATGCCGAATTGGCCGCTGAACTCCGCCTCATACCGCGTCTGGGGCCGGTCGTAGACGAGGACCGTCACCTGTCCGCGACCCATGCGGACCTCGACCGATTCGACGTCCTCGGGATCAATCTTGCGGCCCTCGAGCATCTTGACGGTTGCGTTGAAGGACCGGTGCAGGAAGTAGCAGGTGGGGTGCAGCTTGAACTGGATCTTGTGCTTCGGCAGGTACCACTCTTTTCCGAGCCTCGAATCGGACGTCAGGTCCGGCGTGCGCTCGGTTGAGAACGCCATGAGGAAGCCCTGCTTGTTCTCGATCGCGTCCGGCCCGGCAGTCATGCCTGCAGCCGCCAGCCGAGCCGCCTCCAGGCCGAAGCGGGCCGCCATGCCCGCGTGGTAGCCCTTCATCATGGATCCGAAGTTGGAGAAGATCCCTCCTGCATGGCTTCCCGCGATGGCCACTGCTGCCGCGGCACGTTCCGCCTGAAGCCGATGGAGCACCGCACCTGCGGCGGCGACTGCCATGACGCCGAAGACCGACGTGGGGTGCCACCCCTTGGCGTGGTAGCCCCGGTCGCGCCGCCACAGTTCGCACCAGACTTCGTAGCCGGCGACGTAGGCGGTCATCATTTCCTGCCCGGTCGAGCCGAGGACCTCGGCCTCTGCGAGGATCGCGGGAACGAGGACTGTGCTGGGATGCCCGGACATCGACTGATCGTCGTAGTCGAGCGAGTGCGCGATCGCACCGGCGAGCAGCGCGGCGCTCGGCGCTGCGACTCGGAGATCCGAGAGGCACGCTCGGGCCTCCGCAACCCCTGACGGCTCAACGAGCGTGGTCTGCACGATTTCCGCGACAGGCTGGTCCATCCCGACCATGACAACCGCCACGGTGTCAGTGAAGGCGTCGCGAACCATCGGAAGGACCTCGAGGGGCAGATCCTCGTACTTCACGTTCGCCAGGAACTGGCCGATCTCGGCCGTCAATGAGCTCACGCTTCTCCTTTGATCACGTTCTTCGCTTGGTGCCACCAGCGCCAGCGCTCGTGCTCAACGCCCGGAGGATGAGTTTGGCCTTGGCGGTGTTCACGATTACGAACATACATTCAGCATTACCAACGAAGAATGTACTCAGCCGGGTCTTATTCGTCAAGCGACGGCCCTGAGTGGGGCCCTCGCCCAGACGACGTCAGAGTCGGCGCACCACCGCCTTGGGACAGTTCAGCCGGAGACCGACGCTGTTCGCCGAGCCCCCAGCGCACCCCGAGGGTTCCCCCCACCGTCAAAATGCCCGCGCCGATCACTGCCGTCAGGGTCGAGGCGTGGTCCGAGGCGAATCCGAGTGCAAGTCCAGCCAAGGGCCGGATCCCCGAGAAGGCCATGATCCACACCGCCATGACCCGTCCCAGGAAGGCGGCAGGGGATCGCTGCTGGACAATGATGCTGAAAGCGGTGATCCCGGTGACCATGCTCGCTCCAGCGACGACTAGCATTGCGGTCGCGAACGGCAATGATGGCGCAATCCCTATCGCCGTCATGGACGCCCCCAGAAGGAACATCGCCAAACACCCTGCTGTCCCAGGCCGGCAGTACCGGCTGCAGACCCTGAAGCCGACTACGCCGACAAGGCCTCCGACACCGAAAGCCCCAGTCACCCATCCGGCCCCAGGCGCCCCGATCCCCAGCACGTTAGCGAGGGGAGGAGCCAGTGTGATCGCCGATTCGGATCCGACGCCGATGACCGCAACCCCTGAAAGCACAGCCAGCAGAGGCCGGTCTGCGCGCAAGTACCTGACGACGCCTCCGAGCCGGTGCTCGTGGGCGGTGTCGCTGCCCGGAGAGCCGAGCCGTCGGATGAAGAGGAAGATGACGGCCGCGCCGAGGCACGCACCGCCGACGATGGCGAGGGTTGGTACGGAGCCCAGAGCGGACGCGAGACCGGCCCCGGCAATGGGCCCAAGCGTTCGGGCCAAGGCCGTCGGAAGGAAGTTCAACGACATCGCTCTGGCCCGTTCGCTCGGGGCAGAGAGCCGCGGCGGGACGGCCTGCATGGCCGACGAGGCGAGCGCGATGCCTATCCCACTGACGGCCGATGCCGTCAGCAGCGGTATCTGCACCGGAACGGCATTCGCTGTCTGTGGGATTCCGATCCAGAGGGCGAGCCCGATGCAGCCTAGGCCTGAGCAGATTCCTCCGCTGACGATAGGCAGCTGTGGACCGCGCTTGTCGGCCATACTCCCACTCAGCAGCGCAAGGCAGAGCTGTGGCAGAAGCTGCGCCGCGGTCACAGCGCCCACCCACGCAGCTGAGCCTGTTCGCTCGTAGGTCAGGACCACGAAGAGCATGGTCTGGGCCCAGAACCCGGTGACCAGGACGACCTTCCCTGCTAGAGCGGAGCCGAACTCGGGATGGAAGATGAGCTCGATCGTGCTCCTGGGCGCTCCGTGCTCTCTCACGGGCGCGCCGATGGTATTTCGGGCATGCAGAATCCCCCTGTTGATGTTTGCCGGACGCGGCTCCCGCGGATGGCAACTTCAACAGAAGGTCAGCCGAGAGCCTGTGGGCGCTGACGTTTCATGAACCAGCGGGCCGGGAAATGGACTCCGCGCGCTCTCGGGGGCGCGGAGCCATCTCCCTTCGCCGCGTCAGGAGTGAGCTATTCGGACTCGCCGATGATGCCGCTTGCGACCTTGAAGGCCGCAAGCCCTGCGGGCATGCCTGCGTAGACCGCCACCTGCAATAGGCATTCTTGGATCTCTGCCGGCGTGAGCCCGTTCACGAGGCCGGATCGGATATGGCCGGCAAGTGCATCAGGCCGGTTCATGGCCGCCAGCATGCCGATGTTCAGGATGCTCCGGCTCCGCCGATCCAAGCCAGGTCGCCCCCAGATCTCGCCCCAGCAGTACTCCGTGACCAGATCCTGGATGGGGCGGGAGAAATCGTCGGTCTCGGCTTGGATCCGGTCGACGACGGCGTCGCCGTTGACTTCCCGGCGGATCCTGAGGCCTTCTTCGTAGCGGTTTGCGTTCATCCGCGTCCCTTCTGACTGCCTGGTTTGGCGCTTGGATGCCGTGGGGATGCCGTCATGCGTCAACGGCGTGGGCTTCCTGCCCCTCGTTTTCCAGCCCGATCGCGAAGTCATATGGCAGTCCGTATGACTTGGGTTCGACATAGGCCTCGAGACCCTCGTACCCGGCTTCACGTCCGATGCCGCTGTCCTTGAACCCTCCGACTGGCGCGTGGAATCCGGCCGAGTTGCCGTTTATCTCAACTGTGCCAGTACGAATGCGAGAAGCGATTTCCACTCCGTGGTCGAGGTCACTGGTGAACACAGCGCCGTTCAGCCCGTACGGCGAATGGTTTGCGAGGTCCACGGCCATGTCCTCGTCGTCGTAGCGCAGCACCGCGAGAACTGGTCCGAACACCTCCTCGAGCGAGATCCGCATGTCCGGGGTGACGTCTGTGAATACGGTGGGATCGACGAACCATCCCCGATCCACAGGTGCTTCGCCGCCTCCGACGACAGGGGTGGCTCCCTCGTTCTTTCCGGCCTCGATGTAGCCTTGGACCGAGTCCCGCTGGCGTGAGGTCACCATCGGTCCGATCTGGGTCGCGGGATCGTGGGGATCGCCGACCGGCATCGACCCGAGGAGGCTGCGCAGACGGTCGATGAACTCGTCGTGGCGGCGGTTCGAGACCAGCAGCCGGGTTTTCAGGCTGCAGATCTGTCCGCTGTTGCGAAGGGATCCGAGCCGTAGGGCCTCGACGGTCGCATCCAAGTCGGCATCATCGAGGATCACCGCGGCCGACTTCCCTCCCAGCTCCAAGGTGGCCCGGGTTAGGTTCTGACCGCAAATGGACGCGAGTCGACGCCCTACACTGGTTGATCCTGTGAAGGTCAGCTTGTCCACGCCTTGATGGCTGACCAGGTACTCGCTCACTTCCCGGCTTGCAGGTAGCACATTCAGCACGCCCTGCGGGAGCCCAGCCTCATGGAAGAGCTGGGCCAGGGCCAAGGTAGTGAGAGGGGTTTCTGATGCCGGCTTGAGCACCACGGTGCAGCCGGTCAGCAGCGCAGGGGCGACCTTCTGGATGGCGACGGTCAATGGCACATTCCAGGGGACCACTGCTGCGACCACACCGACGGGCTCCCTCGTCACGAGCGCGCTGCCGGAGGAGGATGTCCGGATGTCTCGGAACGGGAAGCTTTCCACCAGTTCGAGGTAGGAATCGAGCAGGGAGAGAGGGGCGCCTACCTGGATGGCCACGGACTGAGTTA
Encoded proteins:
- a CDS encoding thiamine pyrophosphate-binding protein; this translates as MGQITVAQAIARLLEQMGTEVVFGLNGHGNWALLDAFVHESNIRSVAVRSEDHAVELADGYWRRKRTAPLPIVTTSVGPGNMNTVPPIASAYYESIGMLILAGVGATHWFDRGGIEEFYRDSPEDWAGVMRPIAKKSLMATRPDTVIDMFLRAYQTAHSGRPGPVVMAIPFDIQNTLISDDLPDPRPYMVSRRPAADPQGIAEAVDLLNTAERPSVVVGSGIANSGAYEALLEFAETTGIPVLTTPTGKAAIPEDHRLSMGCIGRAGTGQGNYAARNSDVVVAIGTHFTDIDTGGWTLFDIPKNTKLIHIDIDTTELGRAYPTAVAMTSDARLALEALTASAREAGITERTEWTSLLSSKRDEWLAETEGMRTSDIAPLHYARVTWDTAAVVAEKCPDASIHFDTGNLLSFGPSFMPASSRHVAHSGFMHRMGWSAASALGASIASNDGPVIALLGDGAFLMRATVVPTAVELNLPIVWVIMDNRSFQIERETMIKVYGRESMCDYRKADEEGLWGPDYAAMAEAMGANAIRVTKADEYRTALEKAIDSGQPTLINVETELETPQYRAIWYPYPANFNETWRPGPVETPAGE
- a CDS encoding MmgE/PrpD family protein, with the translated sequence MSSLTAEIGQFLANVKYEDLPLEVLPMVRDAFTDTVAVVMVGMDQPVAEIVQTTLVEPSGVAEARACLSDLRVAAPSAALLAGAIAHSLDYDDQSMSGHPSTVLVPAILAEAEVLGSTGQEMMTAYVAGYEVWCELWRRDRGYHAKGWHPTSVFGVMAVAAAGAVLHRLQAERAAAAVAIAGSHAGGIFSNFGSMMKGYHAGMAARFGLEAARLAAAGMTAGPDAIENKQGFLMAFSTERTPDLTSDSRLGKEWYLPKHKIQFKLHPTCYFLHRSFNATVKMLEGRKIDPEDVESVEVRMGRGQVTVLVYDRPQTRYEAEFSGQFGIAAAVILGKMGVPELADEVVQQADLQAFYPKVKLIPIDEVDERDPVFSTYESVKMTLRSGEVIESGPILTVPGQAGEPLTREQMWGKFRECTAETHSDDEARELFDALQRIDSLPSAASIPTAAGLFESRLATNVQ
- a CDS encoding MFS transporter; this translates as MREHGAPRSTIELIFHPEFGSALAGKVVLVTGFWAQTMLFVVLTYERTGSAAWVGAVTAAQLLPQLCLALLSGSMADKRGPQLPIVSGGICSGLGCIGLALWIGIPQTANAVPVQIPLLTASAVSGIGIALASSAMQAVPPRLSAPSERARAMSLNFLPTALARTLGPIAGAGLASALGSVPTLAIVGGACLGAAVIFLFIRRLGSPGSDTAHEHRLGGVVRYLRADRPLLAVLSGVAVIGVGSESAITLAPPLANVLGIGAPGAGWVTGAFGVGGLVGVVGFRVCSRYCRPGTAGCLAMFLLGASMTAIGIAPSLPFATAMLVVAGASMVTGITAFSIIVQQRSPAAFLGRVMAVWIMAFSGIRPLAGLALGFASDHASTLTAVIGAGILTVGGTLGVRWGLGEQRRSPAELSQGGGAPTLTSSGRGPHSGPSLDE
- a CDS encoding carboxymuconolactone decarboxylase family protein — protein: MNANRYEEGLRIRREVNGDAVVDRIQAETDDFSRPIQDLVTEYCWGEIWGRPGLDRRSRSILNIGMLAAMNRPDALAGHIRSGLVNGLTPAEIQECLLQVAVYAGMPAGLAAFKVASGIIGESE
- a CDS encoding aldehyde dehydrogenase, whose product is MTLTRNYDTLYIDGQWMEPASSDRIDVVSPATEEVIGSAPAASRADADLAVAAARKAFSHGPWPRMSVQERASILRRVRDAIAERREDLASLITDEMGSPITQSVAIQVGAPLSLLDSYLELVESFPFRDIRTSSSGSALVTREPVGVVAAVVPWNVPLTVAIQKVAPALLTGCTVVLKPASETPLTTLALAQLFHEAGLPQGVLNVLPASREVSEYLVSHQGVDKLTFTGSTSVGRRLASICGQNLTRATLELGGKSAAVILDDADLDATVEALRLGSLRNSGQICSLKTRLLVSNRRHDEFIDRLRSLLGSMPVGDPHDPATQIGPMVTSRQRDSVQGYIEAGKNEGATPVVGGGEAPVDRGWFVDPTVFTDVTPDMRISLEEVFGPVLAVLRYDDEDMAVDLANHSPYGLNGAVFTSDLDHGVEIASRIRTGTVEINGNSAGFHAPVGGFKDSGIGREAGYEGLEAYVEPKSYGLPYDFAIGLENEGQEAHAVDA